The window AATGCCGGGCGCATACTATCGCACATACAAATAGTACGCAAAATACAAACGGAGCAGCTAAGTAACAACGGCGCAGGCAGCACCACTATTGACTTGCTTGAAAACTTTAGCGCGCAAAACTGGGAAGTGCTATGCCTGGTGCAAAATCAAAACAGCGGCGAAATTTTAGCGGCATCCAAAGCCGGCCTCAAATAAGCATTATGAAAAAGCCGGGCAAATACAAACAAAACAGGCTGATTGCGGGGCTGTTGTCGCTGTTGTCTTTATCATTATTGGCAAGCGCCCCATTTGAAAGCAATCCGCAGGATTGCCAAATGGTAAGCATTACCATTAAAAAGAAAAAGGATACCAGCCAGCCGCAGCCGATTTAAAAGGCATCAGGCCATACAGCCATAAGCGAACAATTTCATTAAATCAAACAACAATATCATGAACAATTTAAGCACATCAAAAACATCAAAAATTATTTATTGGGTGGGCGTTGTACTGCTGTCATTGCTTTTTTTAGCAAGCGGCTATTTCGAGATCACCAAAAATCCGCTCACTTATACCAAAACGTTAAAAATGGGTTATCCCCCATATTTTATTACCCTGTTAGGGATCTCGAAAATTCTTGGCATAACCGTGCTCCTTGTGCCCCACAAACTCCGGTGGCTTAAAGACTGGGTTTTCGCAGGTCTCGTTTTCGATGTCATCTTTGCATTTGCATCGGGGTACGCCATCAGCAACAACGCCGATCTTATTAAATCAGCTACAGCCTTTGTGGTTATCATTATTACTTACATACAGTTCCGCAAGCTTAATTCACATAAAACGCAGTTAATCGTCGCCTGAAACTGAGACCATCCCGGCTTTTAAAATGACTAACTCAGGGCCAAATCTGTCCAGCTCCCTGTTTAATGGTCGTAAAAAAATCAAAGTGAGGGTACTTTTGACTCAACAAAAAAACAATTTTAAAAATAAAACAATGGAAAATAATCAAATAAGCGGTTCAGTATCAACCGCTATAGCAGCATCTCAAAACGTATTATACACCGGTAAAACCCATACTACAGGTGGCCGCGACGGAGGCTCGTCAAGGAGTGCCGATGGTAACCTCGATATTAAACTGTCTGTTCCCGGCAGCGAAGGTACCGGCACCAATCCCGAGCAATTGTTTGCCGCAGGCTGGTCGGCTTGTTTTATCGGTGCCATGAAAATTGCTGCTGGCCAAATGAAAGTCAGGATCCCAGCCGATGTAGCCGTTGATGCCGAAGTTGACTTATGTAACACCGATGGCGCGTACTTTTTACAGGCCCGCCTTAACGTAAGCCTGCCAGGTTTATCAACAGAAGTTGCCCGGGCGCTGGTAGATGCCGCACACCAAACATGCCCGTACTCTAAACTTACCAGGGGTAATATCAACGTACAAATTAACTTAATCTAATAACACCTTTTACCATGCCGGGGCCGCTGTTCAACAGCAGCCCCGGAACGGTAAAATGATAGCAATGAATGATATGTCGCAAAACCTCAAATTTGACCGCCGCCGCTTTTTAAGCGCTGCCGCTATTTCACTTGCTGCCGGCCCGCTTGCTATGCTTGGTTCTGCAAATGCAAAAGCCAGCCCTGCGCATGCGCCGGTAACCAATAAAGCTAAACAGGCCAATGCCTCATTTGGCACAATAAAACAAATTGATGCAGGACTATTAAATGTTGGATACGCCGAAGCCGGCCCGGCCAATGGCCCTGTGGTGATTTTGTTGCATGGCTGGCCTTATGATATCCATAGTTTTGCAGATGTTGCCCCGCTGCTGGCAGCAAAAGGTTACCGGGTTATTGTACCGCACCTGCGCGGCCATGGTACAACGCGTTTCCTGTCGGCTGCAACATTCCGTAACGGGCAACAGGCGGCCGTGGCTTTGGATATTATTGCTTTAATGGATGCGTTGCATATCGGCAAGGCCATATTTGGCGGGTACGATTGGGGGGCACGCACCGCCGGCATCATTGCCGCGCTTTGGCCCAGCCGCTGCAAGGCCATCGTATCTGTAAATGGCTACCTGATCAATAACCTTGAACGTAACAAGTTGCCATTGCCGCCAAAAGCCGAATGGGGATGGTGGTATCAGTATTATTTCGCTACCGAACGGGGCCTCGCCGGTTATGAAGCCAACAGGCACGATTTTAACAAGCTCATTTGGAAAAACGTTTCGCCTAAGTGGG is drawn from Mucilaginibacter ginsenosidivorax and contains these coding sequences:
- a CDS encoding DoxX family protein; translation: MNNLSTSKTSKIIYWVGVVLLSLLFLASGYFEITKNPLTYTKTLKMGYPPYFITLLGISKILGITVLLVPHKLRWLKDWVFAGLVFDVIFAFASGYAISNNADLIKSATAFVVIIITYIQFRKLNSHKTQLIVA
- a CDS encoding alpha/beta fold hydrolase, translating into MIAMNDMSQNLKFDRRRFLSAAAISLAAGPLAMLGSANAKASPAHAPVTNKAKQANASFGTIKQIDAGLLNVGYAEAGPANGPVVILLHGWPYDIHSFADVAPLLAAKGYRVIVPHLRGHGTTRFLSAATFRNGQQAAVALDIIALMDALHIGKAIFGGYDWGARTAGIIAALWPSRCKAIVSVNGYLINNLERNKLPLPPKAEWGWWYQYYFATERGLAGYEANRHDFNKLIWKNVSPKWDFDDATFERTAASFNNPDYVSIVIHNYRWRLSLADGETRYDDIEKLLAQSPVITVPAITLDGDSDGVAPATDGASYAKKFSGNHTHHIIKGAGHNLPQEAPQAFTDAIVEVDGY
- a CDS encoding organic hydroperoxide resistance protein codes for the protein MENNQISGSVSTAIAASQNVLYTGKTHTTGGRDGGSSRSADGNLDIKLSVPGSEGTGTNPEQLFAAGWSACFIGAMKIAAGQMKVRIPADVAVDAEVDLCNTDGAYFLQARLNVSLPGLSTEVARALVDAAHQTCPYSKLTRGNINVQINLI